From one Nitrospira sp. MA-1 genomic stretch:
- a CDS encoding response regulator, giving the protein MIVDDEEDFRLLLRDRLVRLGLTCVEAGNGEEAKVQLKKNHVDMVVTDFRMPKMDGLELIEWLQKNHRDLPIIFVSGDISVPIRQKAEQAGVYAILEKPCSLSDLSLKVVEVFSEL; this is encoded by the coding sequence ATGATTGTTGATGATGAAGAAGACTTTCGATTGCTTTTACGTGACAGGTTGGTGCGATTGGGACTGACATGTGTAGAAGCAGGCAATGGGGAAGAGGCCAAAGTACAACTCAAAAAAAATCATGTTGATATGGTGGTGACTGATTTTCGCATGCCTAAAATGGATGGACTAGAGTTAATCGAATGGCTCCAGAAAAATCACAGAGATTTACCCATAATTTTTGTGTCAGGAGATATCAGTGTGCCCATTCGACAAAAAGCTGAACAGGCAGGGGTTTATGCCATTCTGGAAAAACCCTGCTCTCTCTCTGATTTATCGTTAAAAGTTGTAGAAGTGTTTAGTGAATTATGA
- a CDS encoding MFS transporter — MAKLSLSSPTLLQSVSIATNPPLLLQRNFGIIWWSQLISQIGDGVTKLALLWFVYAVTGSALQTTIIGILQTLPPIVLGPFIGVFIDRFPKKIILIGTDLIRALVIGVIPCLVSHEAFTVEFLYVLVFCNAVATSLFAPALFASIPFIVAKSALTAANALLQSTMSLGVIFGPLLSGLGIALLSSQEVLCINVLTYIGSALLLIFVSIPEVTHRAKTFQNSLINYVKDLQEGIQFTFFQQPVIVPLMLTAGLYSFVMSAFHTLLPVFGRNMLKFGPVEVGYVTSGVGVGLFLASLFLAKVNLGAQWRRIRLLATTSLMAAFALWALTGAIGLPLSLVIVVVIGIGSGVLTPIEWGIIQEISPPQLIGRVLALYGTLAMLAAIGGMTMFGWIMEQFGEIWTLLGMGAVLLITSQVAFKLSRRVRSHSNLD; from the coding sequence ATGGCCAAACTTTCTCTATCTTCTCCCACCCTTCTTCAATCGGTGTCTATTGCAACCAATCCTCCGCTCTTGTTGCAAAGAAATTTTGGAATTATTTGGTGGAGTCAGCTTATCTCTCAAATCGGAGATGGAGTAACCAAACTGGCACTATTATGGTTTGTCTATGCGGTCACCGGCTCCGCGCTCCAAACAACGATCATTGGAATCCTGCAAACACTCCCTCCTATTGTGTTGGGCCCATTCATCGGAGTCTTCATTGACCGTTTCCCCAAAAAAATCATTCTCATCGGGACGGATCTTATACGAGCACTCGTTATTGGAGTCATTCCCTGCCTGGTCTCACATGAAGCATTCACGGTTGAATTCCTATATGTGTTGGTATTTTGCAATGCCGTAGCCACCTCCTTATTCGCTCCGGCCTTATTCGCCTCCATTCCGTTTATCGTGGCGAAATCCGCCTTAACAGCCGCAAATGCACTCCTGCAAAGCACAATGAGTCTGGGAGTAATATTCGGCCCGTTGTTGAGCGGATTAGGGATCGCCCTTTTAAGTTCACAGGAGGTGCTCTGCATTAATGTCTTGACCTATATTGGATCGGCCCTGCTTTTGATATTTGTTTCAATTCCCGAGGTGACTCACCGGGCTAAAACCTTCCAAAACTCTCTCATCAATTATGTGAAAGATTTACAAGAGGGCATCCAATTTACCTTTTTCCAGCAGCCAGTTATTGTTCCCCTTATGCTTACGGCGGGACTGTACAGTTTTGTGATGAGCGCCTTTCATACTTTATTGCCGGTCTTTGGCAGGAACATGTTGAAATTTGGGCCAGTGGAAGTCGGTTATGTCACATCAGGGGTGGGAGTGGGCCTATTTTTGGCATCCCTATTCCTTGCCAAGGTCAATCTAGGAGCACAGTGGCGACGCATTCGTCTATTAGCCACAACCAGTCTTATGGCCGCTTTCGCTTTATGGGCTCTCACAGGAGCCATTGGGTTGCCTCTTAGCCTGGTAATCGTTGTTGTTATTGGCATAGGAAGCGGCGTTTTGACCCCAATTGAGTGGGGAATTATCCAGGAAATCTCTCCTCCACAACTTATAGGACGGGTTTTGGCCTTATATGGAACCTTGGCCATGCTCGCGGCCATCGGAGGAATGACGATGTTTGGGTGGATTATGGAACAGTTCGGGGAAATCTGGACGCTTCTGGGTATGGGGGCGGTCCTACTCATCACGTCCCAGGTCGCATTCAAACTTTCACGTAGAGTCCGATCCCACTCCAATTTAGATTAG
- a CDS encoding BON domain-containing protein produces MTNFDMQIINKILMKSTFTISCIIWGHIWAINVTHGYDVPISVPGGTHILRVQNHQTNPSPKKEFSGEDQRKTSANIIESRNLELKLVFMGDPRLFPFDIDCQIQEKTVKLTGSVTLEEEKTLATLLASHLIKEKEIVNLIEVRPSLSATLQAGMDTRLTELVKQRFAKSQTLRDANFEIITIRGMVSLKGQTRFQVIALEAAQAAREIPGVIAVLTQNIRLEAGNE; encoded by the coding sequence ATGACAAATTTCGACATGCAAATTATCAATAAAATCTTAATGAAATCGACTTTTACAATTAGTTGTATTATATGGGGGCATATATGGGCCATAAATGTGACTCATGGCTATGATGTGCCCATTTCAGTGCCAGGCGGAACTCATATTCTTCGTGTCCAGAATCATCAAACTAACCCATCCCCGAAAAAAGAATTTTCTGGCGAAGATCAGCGAAAAACATCAGCCAACATCATAGAATCCCGGAATTTGGAATTAAAACTGGTGTTTATGGGAGATCCCCGTCTCTTTCCTTTTGATATCGATTGCCAGATCCAAGAAAAGACAGTCAAATTGACTGGCTCGGTAACCCTTGAAGAAGAAAAGACTTTGGCTACGCTCCTGGCTTCACACCTGATAAAGGAAAAAGAAATTGTCAATCTCATCGAGGTCCGTCCCTCCTTGAGCGCAACCTTGCAAGCCGGCATGGACACTAGACTGACGGAACTAGTTAAACAGCGTTTTGCCAAAAGCCAAACCTTGCGGGACGCCAACTTCGAAATAATCACAATTCGAGGGATGGTGTCTCTAAAGGGCCAAACCCGATTTCAGGTGATTGCCTTGGAGGCCGCACAAGCCGCCCGGGAAATTCCCGGCGTTATTGCTGTTCTTACCCAAAACATTCGTCTTGAGGCAGGGAATGAGTGA